The Hevea brasiliensis isolate MT/VB/25A 57/8 chromosome 1, ASM3005281v1, whole genome shotgun sequence DNA segment gcaagtatacgaatCGTATAgtactataaaaaatattattttcacgAGAATCaagataattattaaatttattaattatatagatTATTCAGATGATTAATTTGTACATAAATAAAGCGATAAAGTAGACtaacaaatatataaataaacTTAGATGTAAATGAAAGTAAAAATGGAAAGCTAATATggcaaattaatataaaataaagtaattaaaaTGCAATTTCATCTAAAATAAGGCTAGCTATAGCAAACAAATTATCAAAATCTAAAAGGGCGATTTTAGAATTTGGGAATTCGCACTACAATTAATCGGATATTTCTCTAATTAATATAATGAATGGGTATTAACAatctttgaaggaaattaattttgaaatatctttgattatttctcaagcactcaAAGAAGTATTTTAAACAAGTCAATTCATATTTTTGTGCTTTTGACTTAGTTAAACTcattaatttttgtaattaatttataaaatcctCTCACAAATTTCATTTTGTCTCTAAATccaaattttgcaaattttaaaCCTTGGCTTTTCACAATTAATTTTTACCTCTTAATCCttcaattaataatttaaaatgatacTCAGTAAGATCCTAACACCAAGCAAGCATTAAGGTACAAGAAAATGAATCAAAGCATAAATAATATCCAACCCATTAAATAAAAATCAGATTAATACCATGATTAAAACAGTATTACATCTCAAACTTTGAAATCTATGTAAATTTATTCACTCATGTTCAAGATTACAAAGAAAGTTATGAAGAAAATAACAAATAACATGGAAATAAACTAAGAAATGAAAAACTCAAGTGAAGATTCAGTCCGAAATGATGAAATCTGAGCTAAATCCCATGCTGAGCAGAGGAGAATGTGAAAGTGAAGCTGCCGTCTCTTCTTTTCTCTAAAGAGAATCGGGAAATTTAGTTTTCTTtggtcttctctctctctccccttgcagataaaataaaaataaaataaatgcttTTATATTGTCAAAATAAAAGCCCTAAAAGGGTAAAACGCAGTGTTGCAAGTCTGGAGAAAGTCACTCTTGTTAtcatctttcttttcttcttatgATAGTTCAGCTTGGATTGTGAGTAACATTAATATTGTTTCAATTTGCATTGATGAGATCCCTTGGAATATAGTTTTCGCTATTTCTTGCTGGTTCTAATGGAAATGGCGTAATGGAATGTTATTTGATGATAATTTTTGTGAGGCCAGCTGATGGGAAAATGGTGATTCTATCTTTCGCTTCGGAAATGATCAAACCTTCAGAGATTCTGGGCTTTAGGAGACGAGAAGCTTCTCGGGTTAGCAAATGGATTGGATGGAGTCCTCCGCCTGCAGGCTGGTCCAAGCTTAATTCTGATGGTTCCTTTGTGTTGTCTAGTGGCAATGCTTCAGCAGGTGGTCTTATTTGGTCTTCTACTGGTGCATGGTTGGGAGGGTTTGCAGCAAATTTAGGCCATTGTTCAGTTGTTTCTGAAAAATTATGCAGGGTTTTCTTGGGTTTGCAATTGGCTTGGGATAAAGGTATAAGACAGTTACAAATGGAAGTTGATAATCTGAATGTTGTAAAAATGATTTCTGGTGATTGCAGTGTGGCTTGTGCTTCATCTAATCTGATTGTTGGTATTAAGAGTCTCTTTGATCGTGAATGGGATGTTCAGCTTTATCATATATACAGGGAAGGAAATATGACTGCAGATTGGATGGCTCATTTCGGCAGCTTTTTGAATATTGGCTCTCACTCTTTTGACAACCCTCCTCAAGGCCTTAGTGGTCTGCTCTTGCATGATATTGCAGGGGTTTCTTATCCTAGACAGTGTCTGATGTATTTTTGTTTcttatttccaaaaaaaaaaaaaaaaaaaacctgttgAGTTGGACTAATTTTCAATTTACATGACCTTATGTAACTGGACGCTTCATTTTAGGTGCGAAGCTTGCATTTAAATGAACTTATGTAACTGCAAATTTCACCAGAACTCAGAACTAGGAACTTTTTCTCTTCTTTCATAGCTATATGGACTTCAAATTAGCAACTATCCTTTTGCCATTTCTCCAAAAACTTTATATATTTGCAAATTAACCTAAAAAGACAAGAAAAAGCACAATTaagtactaataataataataataataataataataataattataataaaactaagtaaaaatataaataaaagaataTAAAAAAGTTATATACAAGAGCAAAATGAATGCAAAATATTTCCTAAATTCCTATAAAATGAGAATGCATCAGAGCTCCACAAAATGTTCACTCAATAGAACCTAAATGGTTAACCAACCTCAGAGTTCAATTACCAAAATTACTTACTGTCTAGCTGCTCATATCTTGAAGGGATAAATAGAAAAATAGGTGGATGCCAGAACTGTGACATGCCATTTTTATCTGTATTATAAATGATAGAAGGcgttttttgaaattattttaagttgacatattatttaatatgaatatcatatctaattttttatgaattataataaatatttgaatATCTAAGCAGCCTTCTCCCCTCCCCCCAAAAGTCAAGTCCTGCGTGGTCTTCCTTATAAAAGAAATTATTATCTAAACTCATTTCATCGAACCCAAAATTTAAACATATagaattcatatatttaataagtggTGAAAATTTTATCTAAATCTAGTCCATTATgaactcaaaatataaatatataaagcctatatatttaatagataggTCTTATCATAGCATCCTATGTCTTGAGTTCATAGTAGACTGGATctagataaaaaaaattctaataaatgagCTATATCATATATTTTGTGTTTTCGATCAATGATAAATCGAATTTAAACAAGAAAATTTTGCGAAATTATATGTAGTTGATGCAAGAATTGGACATGAGAGAAAGAAGAACCATAATACAACATATGCTATTGTATAATTTCTTTGAGAGTTAATTATGTTAGTTTGATGAGCTGATTAAATCTGTGCAAATAATTTATTGAAATGGTAAAAAATGAACTGACCAAATAGAAAGATCACCAAGATTAAAATCAGAATCATGCATGTTGTCCATGATACAAAATGCAAGAATAAACAAATTACAAAAGATGAATAGTCTAGAGCTGGATCACCCCTTCAAAATCCCACTATAGAACTTGCTTTAGCCACTTCAATCAATACAGGAAAAGAAGACAAATTAAAGTAATTAATCCATTTTGATTACCATAATCAGCACCAGATTGAAAATTGACAAAGAGCAGCTCTAATTTGCAGTACCAATGAGGCTTGAACTGATCATTTTCATTGCTTTAAAACTCTATTCACGCATGCATGGTTATTGGTTATTATGGTCTCTTCTTTCCATCAAAAAGCTCTTCGATGCAAGTCTCTATATCTTCAGGCTGGTATTTTATGTACTTCTCATATTGTCTTCCAGGGTCCAAATACTGCGAAAATCTACCTAAGAATGATCGATATGCTGGTATCACCACCGCCGATATAGAAACCCTAAGTTCAGACTGAAGTTGCTCATCGCTCACCACCCAAGAGCTCTGAGTCCTGTGGATTTCATCAAACATCATGTTGAAGCTCTTGAACCTCTCTTTCAGCACCGGtttcactacttttccattcactaGTAGACCCTCGAGTCCTAAACAACCCAACAGCTTACCCCATGTCTCTCTCTGATAACTCTTGTGGAAATTTCTAAGATCAGTAGATTTCTTGCGGCACCAAGGGTCTCCCACAGCTAGGTGGATCTCCACAGAGCCTTTGATCTTCTGCAAGATGTAGCGTCCATTATTCATCATGAAAATGCTGCTCAATGCGATTTCCCTGTAAAGCTTTGACTTCCCCTCCAAATTTGAGTCTAGTAAATCCATAACCCTCGTCAATTGAACTGAGAATGGTGAATTGTTTTCTGAATTGTTAATGTTGCTGTTGAAGTCTTGAGTGTTGCCTTCGAAATGTGGCCTACTCGTAGAGTCGGCTCGCTCTATTTTTGAATGCTTCCTGAACACTTCCTCAAGGGTCGTCATGTACTCACATGCATACTTCAAATAGTTCATTGTGTAGCGAGCCAATGGGTGAACTGCACCACCAGGCACTGTAGTTTTCCCTGTATCAGACTTGATGGAGTTTTCCAAATCACAAAATATACTAATTGCAGCCTCTCCAATCCTACACTTAGCTGTTATCATTTCTGGTTTAAGCTCATTTTCAGATTCCTGAGGAAATAAATCATCAATTGCTGTAATACTATCACGCAAAGTTTCGTACATGTCTAGAAACTTAAAAAGCTTCTCTGCAGAGGTCTTTGTCATTGCAATACCTTCAGTAAAATTGAGGAGCTGAATCATCACACCTCGAACAAGATTGCTGAAAAGGGAGGAAACGAGTGACGGGAAATCAGAGAAAACAGCCTCGGCAAGCTTGCGTTCTTTAGCAAAATATATGTTTGCACAATCTTTGAAGGTCTTGATCCATGCAGGGATCTCGCTCTCCAAAGCTTCCCATTGCATCTTTTGTACGTCATCAATGCTCATCTTCTCAAATCCCATCTTATCCAAGCACTCATCAAAGGCATGCCTCCTTGTGATCATGTAAACTTGGCAGCATTCAGATTCGTATCCTCCTGTTATCATTTCCTTGGCGACCCTATTCAAATTTGCAACAACATCCTCAGAATATCCTGTGAAATTGTCTTCCTCGGTAGCTTGATCATCAGATTCGGGTAACATGCATCGATCGTTTTCTCCCTGCTCCTTTCCTTTCGCAGGATCGTTATTCTGATCTACCTCATTATTGCTTTTATAATCTTCAAGAAGCAACCTGAATTGATCCTCCAAGAAAGACATTGCTCGTTGATTGATCCCTCCAATGTAATTAACCAAGGTGCAGTTATTTGGATCAAATATGAATTCAGCAAGGGAATTTGTTAGCTTCGAAA contains these protein-coding regions:
- the LOC110653497 gene encoding exocyst complex component EXO70B1-like, yielding METNASENHPPEKQLSEKNSSNIDPNPKPTHDPDLELADTGTSNSLSDSPKPEVKDQDLEKPTDHAGEVHQEIDDNIEKNQEAPPETHYTLKSVSEEIDQFLLSLSSQKGKKEIFVKEGKDDDEKEGENDEKVVSIDIPVFVEKFLDLVGELVVEYESSEGKGKWSQVPEDDLSFLDAVNRVSKLTNSLAEFIFDPNNCTLVNYIGGINQRAMSFLEDQFRLLLEDYKSNNEVDQNNDPAKGKEQGENDRCMLPESDDQATEEDNFTGYSEDVVANLNRVAKEMITGGYESECCQVYMITRRHAFDECLDKMGFEKMSIDDVQKMQWEALESEIPAWIKTFKDCANIYFAKERKLAEAVFSDFPSLVSSLFSNLVRGVMIQLLNFTEGIAMTKTSAEKLFKFLDMYETLRDSITAIDDLFPQESENELKPEMITAKCRIGEAAISIFCDLENSIKSDTGKTTVPGGAVHPLARYTMNYLKYACEYMTTLEEVFRKHSKIERADSTSRPHFEGNTQDFNSNINNSENNSPFSVQLTRVMDLLDSNLEGKSKLYREIALSSIFMMNNGRYILQKIKGSVEIHLAVGDPWCRKKSTDLRNFHKSYQRETWGKLLGCLGLEGLLVNGKVVKPVLKERFKSFNMMFDEIHRTQSSWVVSDEQLQSELRVSISAVVIPAYRSFLGRFSQYLDPGRQYEKYIKYQPEDIETCIEELFDGKKRP